The DNA segment GTAAGGACAgacttgaagaataaaaatgatgttgAGGGCACCAATCTGTGAGGGAGGTTAGGaatcccttccctcccccaaacCAAAATTAATGGACAGTCTTCTTCATAGCTTCTTCATTACATTCAAGCTGAGTTATTCACTCTCCTACGTTATTACTTGCTATATAGCCAAGAGAATATCTGTTATTTCCTGGTGATTACCAGTGCAGGAGAACAGTGGATCTTACTGTACTTGTGGCTGGCTATGCAGGGTTCAAAAGACCAGTGTCTTTTTGAGGGGAAGTGACCtctaatttgtaaaatttttctccatcttttaaaTTCTTGAACTTATTTTGGAATCATCTCATGATCCTTGTGTGCCTCTTTGTGAAACCCTATTTAACAATTTCAGGGGAGACAAAGCCTTGAAACTTTCTTTTCACTAACCCAAGACTCTAAAAATGGACAGGCTGACCTCAGTGTTTCCAAATTCAGAATTTTGATAAGGGTAGGTTTGGAGAAAGATGGGTGCCCTGTGTCTCTTCTATAAAGCCTCCTTCAGGCTTGTCCTATTCAATGAATATCCAGCACTAGGTGCAGCTCCATCACCCTCTTGTGTGTTTACATGTCTTTTCCTATGATAAGAGGGTTTTATTGGTGGCACCGCTACTGTTGTGTTTATTGAATAGTGCAATATCTTTGACATCTTTGGATAtttcaggaaggaaggaggttcAAGGGGCTGTGCTTTCCAAGTTATGTTTTATAGAAGTGTTTAATTTCTTGCAGCTCCACCTCACTGCTGCATTTGAAGCACAGCATTAATTTGTGTTCACCCCTTTATTTGATGTAATTTGAAGAGTTGTGTTTTTAACCTGGTCTGTAGAACAGAGGTTGAAAGCATTTGACTCTCACTCAGTATCCACATTGCCTTGCTGCCTGGGTATCTGACTGCtttccataaacatttatttttcaatccatCTAACTCTTCAATAGAAAGCTGCTATTACATATATTGTCATTTATGAAGGAAGTCGGAGAGTCACAGCTTTACTTGTGACAGGTTTTGTCTTAGACTTTGATACCCACCAGCCAGGGTATCTTACAAGCAAGTTGCTCTCCCAGgactttcctttccctctgcccTGCCATTCCTTTTACAATGCTGTGAAGACAGTTTGCCTCCTCAGATGAGTGGGCACTATCTATTTTGTTTGTTAGTGAATAATTTTGAGAATTAGATGGGAGGATATAATTTCTTCCCCTAGCACCTATTTGGATATGTACATTCTGACTAAAGGGAGATCCTTAGTTTAGttcaaaatatattgtttctcctgaatttcattctttactttttctaaCTTTGGGTCCATGTTTTTCATTGCCGTCCCTTCCAGGCAGCTCTATTCTTCCAGAGCCATggcagaacattttaaaattccagtagaaaacaccaaaaagaaaGTCTGTAGAATCACTAGTAACTAACTATTGGGAACCTATTTTCTCAATCTTCCTCCATGTTGTGCTCTTTGTATTCTCGAGATgataatatattatgtatttgaattgctgaaaaattgaaaatgaagtttaagatatatgtatataaagcgTATGCTGTATTGGTGCAATAATggtaattaaaaatatggaaaaataaaaaaaaacttttataataCCCATTTCTCCTGGCTGTATGTGTATGTTTACCTGCCTGTGTATGTGTTCACTAGGGTGCAagtcttttttttggtactggacattgaaccaagggacacttaacaactgagccacaccccttgccctttcctttttttattttgagacagggtcttgccaagttgcttagggcttagggcttagggcttcactaaattggcAAGGCTGGCTGGCCttcaacttttgatcctcctgcctcagcctcccaaactgctggcaTTATGGACATGTACCATCTCTGGGCTAGCTCACCCACCTGGGTGCAAATTTCTTTAAGGCAGAGGTTGAGTCTTTTCAGTTGtttatccccaaccctttccctCTGCCTAGCACTTAGCAGACCACACTAGCTCCAGGCATCCCTCAGAGCTACATCAGATCTCACCTACCTCTGGGAACTAGGCACCTGAACCCTCTGGGGCTGTGCTGTCCCCTCATACCTTCAGCTACCGTTTTGACACCCCACCACCAGTGTGCCTTCCAGCTGGACCTTAGAACCCCTTTTTGGAAGCGGAGCCAGGAAGCCTGCGCTGGCCTGCCCCATGCTGCAGCATGCTCTAGGTGTCTTGTGGAGCTGCTGTCTGTCTCTGCCTTGGTTTACCTCGTTAAGACAGCTTTCCCAACAGGATCTCAAGGTCAATTCAGTTTCTAGCACAGGATGGCTTCTGCCCATGCATGTGTCTGATCTCCCATAGGGATGCCATCTTCCTGGAAGATTATCTTATATCCAAGTTCTCCTCAGGACCAAAGACAAGGGCATCTTCTTCCACTTCTTTGTGTACACATCTCCCAGATGATAGCTTCCTGCATGTTTGGCCTGAGGGACACACGTGACTCTGGTTCATTTGCAGAAGGGGCAGAACATAAGGCCCTTGGGGAAGGTGGGCATTGCCTGGGTCTCCATGGGGCTTTCAGGAGCAGGGGTAGTTCTGTCTGGGAGCCTGTATCCCTGAAGGGACCATCAGCTCATCCACTGATTCTCCCTAGTGTTAAGACTGGGATGGGTTcagcagagaaagaagaggggCTAGTGGCTCAGACAGTATGGAAGGAACAGAGCTGGTGGCCAGCTGGAGTGTCCTGTGGACTACACTGGTGTCACAGTGTCTGTACTCTCTATATTGTCCTGTGCATTTCCATCCTGAAGTTGCCTGGGGGGAAGGCCAAGCTCTCTGTTATGCTAAGTGGTTTGAGTGAGGGAGAGCGCTGGGGTTAAGGGCTCAGGTGCTGGAGGAGGCACTCTATTCCCAGGGGCCAGTGTGATGATGGTGATTGGAGTTAGAAGGATGGAGTTAATGGGTGGGGGTGAGAAGTCTGAGTCTGTCTGGAAAGGCTGCTGGCCCCTGGCTGCTCCGCACTGCCAGCTCTCCTCAAGCTCTCTGCAGAATGAGGGGCATCTGTAAGAAAGCTTGCATGGGTGGCCCTGGAACACGCTCACTTCCCCCAAGGCTCTCAGCCTCTCCCACCAGAGCCTGGAAGAAGTTTTACAGACTTGCCTAATCTTTGGCAGGGGTACAGGGTCAAACACATGAACACCCTGTCAATAACTAGGGACCTGTTTTAGAAGCAGAGATATTTTCTCCCGAGGCGCTGCagggatgggtgtgtgtgtgggttcaCTGCTGTGACAGGGACAGTCCGCAGCCATAGGCTGGAAGACTTCACTCTTAAGGCTCCAGGCAACGTCAGAAACCAGGGGGTTATAGCCGGAGGGAGCCATCCTGCACATCCTCTCCAGCAAGAGTAGGAGGATGGCGCTGCAGTGGTGGCAACACTGGCTGCTTCCGGGTGCGGGGACGTCGCTGCAGTGATGGGGGAGACTCGCTTGGAGTGAGTGGTCACTGAAGTGACCACAACTGCTAAAGGTACCCTGCAGAAATGGGGGAGGTTTTCTGCAGTAATTAAGGAGCACTCTGTAGAGGACAGGGGCTGGCTTCTTGGAGGAACAATCCTACTGTGGTGGGGAGCTGGGGTTCGCTGCAGTGAGAAGGGAGGGTCACTGCAGTGACGGGAAGCCTACCCAGGGCGGGGAGTAGGTGGGATGGCTGGTGTCGCTACATTGTTGGGGGTCGCAGACTGAGCGGCTCTGCGCGCTCAAAGGATGCCTCGCCTCGCCAAGGATTGAAGGGGTGGGGCCTCAGAGGCCTGGGTCCCGCACTGATGCGGGCTGTGCGGCGGCCCGAACGCGGTCCCCGCACTGCGGTGCACTGCCGGGCTCCAGCCGCCGGGGCTGGAGCCGAGGCGCTACCGCGCCCGCAGGAGGGGGAGCGCGGCCAGTCGCAGCGGCGGGCGGGGCGGAGGCGGGCGGCAGGGGTGGCCTCTGGGAGCGGGGGCGGGACCACCACCAGCACTGCCCGCGCCCCTGCCAGGATCACAGCGACCGCCGCGGGAGTCCCGAGCCGGGTCTCTGCAGGTGTCGGGACTCGGTGCGAACCTGAACTCAGGCTGCACAACGCAGAAGCTGCACAACCCATCCTTGTCGGGTCGCTACGCCCAGAACTCCGCGGAGGAGCCAGGGTGAGATTGGGGCTGCCCGCAGGGAGGGGGCCGATCTCAAGTCTCAGCCCGTGGCATCCTCTGTGGACACCGCGGCGACTGCAGCAGCTCCCCACTCCCAGATCACTCTgccagggtggggaggggtgcaCTGGATGGATCGCACAGACTCTCCGACACCTTTCTTGGTTTGGCTTCCCAAAGACCCCTTCTTTTCGCTTCTCTGTCTCGTTCTTTCTACTCCAAACCCTCCACTCAGGTCTGCAGCCCTTTGCTGCAGTTAAGAACCTGGAGAGATAAAGACTGCAGTCTATTCGactccccatcccaccccctcctctcctgtccctTGCTGGGCTGGGGGCACCTGGGAGGAAGCTGGCCCTTTAAACCTTTGATCCCCACCCAGAGCATCTTCCATCTCTCCACCCGCGCCACTTCCGACAGCTGGCAGCTACGGGGAGCCCCCGGGGGCCGACAGGTACGGGGGTGGCGGTGAGGCCCAGAGCGGGTGATGGAACAGCTGTGACaaccccctacccccacccccagaggAGCCGGCGGCGGGACTGTCGGGCGCCGGGAGCGCCGGTTAATCATTAACCCTCCGCTCCCCGGGACCCCGCGCTGCCCTGAGCTGCGCTCCGCCCCGGCTTCCCAGGTAACGGGCGAAGATGCCCGTGTCGCCATCCCCGCACCTCCCTTTCTTATCTTCCCCTGCCACCTGTCAGCCTGGGGAGAGTCCCGCAGCTCAGCTTTGCGCCCCTTGCAGGCATGCGTCCAGGGTCTGAGTTCAGCTCTTGAGACTGGCTTTCAGGAGCTCCGGGTGCGGCACCCGGGACTTGCGCTGCGCACCCGCTTCACGAAACCCTGCTCCCGCAGGGCCGACTTGTTGGCACCATGCCGGGCCTGTACTGCCCCTCCAGCTGGACGCCGCTACCCCTCACCGACTCCTGGGTCAGGGCCTGCGCCAACGgaccctgcctcagcctgcggGCTCGGCTCACCTACCGCAACCCGCAGCCGCAGCCGGTGGATGGTGAGGCCGGGTGCGGGCGCAGGAAGGTGGGAGCGGGTGCCGGGCGGGGTCCGACGCCGCCTTCTGCCCTCTCCTCCCGGCAGGCGTGTTCGTGTACCCGCTGGCTGAGGCCGAAGTGGTATCGGGCTTCGAGGCCGAGGCGGCCGGACGGCGCGTCTCTTTCCAGCTGCAGAGTCGGCGCCGCTCGCAGGCCGCTTGCTGCCGCGCGCTGGGCCCGGGGTTGGGGACCTCCACGCCCCGCCGCTGCGCGCAGGGTGAGTCCCGGGCGCCTGCAGCCCGAGCTCCTGAATGCCAGCCGAAGCTCAGGTTCCTGCTCTTGCTCagtctcccacccctcccccaccttgcTCCAGccactgggtttttttttttttttttttttggttggttggttggttggttggtttttcattcattgattcatccCTTTATCCAACAGTCGTGGACTGGGCTCCTGATCTACTCCAAGTACTCGGGGAATGTGGCCCAGACCTGGCCCGAGATTTTCTGCTATGGAGATAGATACAGCAAGCAGCACAAAGCTTATTGGGGCATCACCAGCCTTTACTACCCAGGTGGTGATAGGATCTCAGGGTGTGGCAAAAGAAGCAACCGGCCCGCAGCTGACACCCCCCCCCCCTCCCCGCAGCCTCTCTTCTTTTAGGTTACACACCTCCTCTGCCAGGGCGGTGTGAACCAGTCAGCTCCTGGATCAAGTGCAAATTATCTGCACAGTAGCCCAGGTCCTTAttcacctcattctgttcctCTAGCCCCCATCTTACACTAGGTACCACAAGCACTGGCCTTACCAACAAGTCATTTTACACCTCACTGTTctatcttcccatcttctaatgAGCACATTTGTACTTATCCTTAAAGATCCACTCAAATATCACTCCTTAGGAAACCTGCCCTTACTTCACAAATAATTAATTACACTCTTCCCTTGCTCCCTAGCCTTTGTACCACCTCATTATAGCACTTATTAGGGGGAGTAATTGTCACAGGTTTGCGTGTCTTATCTCCCCCTTTGAAGAATTATCTCCTGAGCTTAGGACTGTGTTTGGGCCATCTCCAAGTCCCAGTATGTCACATAGAACCTGGCCCAAAGGGCCCAGTCAGCACTGCCAGAGAAGATAGGAGTCCAGCTCTGGGCTAGGCTCTGTGGCTTgcacttcattctttcctttattcattcatatattcattcactcCTGCTCATGGGATTTACCATCTGGATAAGTAGAGAGACAGAATCCAGTGGTATTGAGAGTTGGCATAAGCCCTGCAGATAGTTAAAGGCAAGAGTGAGCTCTGGGCCCAGGCCCCAGGAATGTTCCAGAAAGGTGGAGCCAGCATTTGACTGAAAGAAGGGTAGGACTTGGTGGAGTGGAGAGTAGGGACAATGGTATAAACAAAGGTTTGTAAGTAGGTTACACTGGGTAATGGTGATACAATGACTCAGGTTTGTAGTGATTTACAGTTTGCACTGATATCACCTTATTTGAATCTGAGAGAGGTATGTAATGTGCATTGTTCCCATCCCCCTTTTATGCATAATGAAAATGGTAGCAATGGCCACTTACTTGTATGTTGGGTGCTTTGCATACATTATCTCATATATTCCTCACCACAATCTTCGAGAGACAGTTTTATGGATGAAAACACCAAGGCTCCTAAGATGGTTGTCAGAGAATACAATTAGAAGTCACAGAGCTGAGACTCAAAAGCCAATGCTGCGCTCTCTCTACTGTACTAGGCCTCAGCTCCTGAATGGAAGTCCGCTTCCTTcttaactttcttctttccttttcttccatctttttcttctctttattcagCAAGTATTTCTCAAAAAGATGCATATTTATTATTGTGGGGAAGTGAGGTAAAGTAGGGCTATAAAGGTGGACGGGGGAAGACTGTGTAGGTGGTATACACGTCCAGCAGCAGTGGTGACTACCCAACTCCACAGTCCTCAAATGAACCCGAGAtctaaataaaacatgcaaaTGCAGTTTATGTCCTATAGTCTGATTTCAAGCAGATTGCTGTCTTTAAGCTCCTCCCAGGTGGAAACAATCTGGAGCCATTCTAGTGGGCATTGAGGAGTCCCTGATGGTTCATGAGCAGAGATTTGTGGGTCCTAGACCTAAGGGAAGTGCTGGTCCACAAGGGAGAATCCTTTAGAAATCCTTTAGAAAGACAGTATCCAAAGGTTGAATGGGAAGGAACAGGCAGGACAAGAGAGGCAGATGGTATAGTTCCCCCAGAACCTTGAAAATGGATATGCCTCCTTCTCATCAGTCCTTTAGCAGTGAGGTCACTGCTCCCTTGCATGATGACAGCCAGATCCCTCCATTCCCAACCTGCCTTTGCTACCACTGTTCATCTCATGTGTTCATCCTGCATCACTAGCGCATTAACACAGTGTCCTGTCAACCATACAAAGTCCCCTCTGCCCAGACTCCTGGACTCATTATTTCCCACTCCCTCCTCTATCTTCCCCCATTTCCTCTGCTTCCAGCCCCCTCTGATTCCTTTTCTCACTCATCATAGGTCATCTTGTCTTGGATCTGGCCCAGGCCCGGTCCACGCTGGTGCTGCCCACGGGCCTTATCGCTGCGGCTGGCACCATGACAGTGACCCTGTGCAGCAGCCGGGAGCTACCCTCCAGGCCTGATGGGGTACTGCATGTGGCTCTGCCCACTGTGCTCACCCCACTGGCCCCACCAGGCCCACCAGGGCCCCCCAGGCCTCCGGGGCTCTGTGACGACAGGTTGGGCCTATGGTGATTCTCTTCGTCCCTCCCTCGGCTTCTCTGGGTCTAGTGCGGGTGAGGGGGCCTCAGCAGGATGCTCTGGGGGATGGACAGGGTGAAAAAGGGAGGGGGCAGTCAGCCAGAGGGGCTGGGGCCCTTCATGGTGGCCAAGTGACCCTCCTCATGCTCCCTTCCAGCCCCACCAGCTGCTTCGGGGCAGGCAGCCCTGAGGAGGAAGGGCTGGCCTGGGAGGAGCCACCTGCCCCTCCAGACGTGTTTTCAGGCCCTGCCCGCTGTCCTGCCCCATATACCTTCTCCTTCGAGATGCTTGTGACTGGGCCATGCCTGCTGGCAGGTGGGTGCATCTGGTCTGACCTGACCCATCCCTCCCACTATAGCAGACTAGGAAATAATTCAAGCCTTAGGAATGGGTGGAACAGGACCAGGTGAGGGCAGTGAGCCAGAGGGGCTGGGGCCCTAAGGTTCAGGAACCTAAGCCTTAGGAACCTTCAGTCTGATGGTAGGAGCATCCCCTGGCTACTTATACCCAACCTAGTTTTATCAATGTAGCTTATTTATACCCTATGCCCAACAATGGCAAGAGAGATATTTACTATGGGACCAGTCCAAATGCTGAAGTGGATTTTCTTTGTGCAAGAGATGGAGAAGGATGCTAATTGGCTGGTGTACAATCCTTTCACCAGCCAGGAACAGACTGAGAACACATGTCCCAGCCCATGAAAATAGATTCTCCCCTGTCCATCAGACCCTACTGATCAGATTCTGAGAGCTGAGCCGGATCAGCCATAGTCCCAGCCCACAGCAACTATCATCAGAGAAGATGATATCATGCCCTTAATACTGGTTTGGGGTGAAGTGACCATCACTCCTCCCTGCCTTTCTGTCCTTCAGGCCTGGAGAGTCCCTCCCATGCCCTGCGAGCAGATGCCCCCCCTCATGCCAGCTCTGCAGCCACCATCTGTGTTACACTGGCAGAGGGTCACCCATGTGACCGGCCCTTGGAGATCCTGCTATACCCCAGTGGTGAGAGACTGGGACACACAGTGGGCTGGCCCTGACCTGCTTAGGAATAACCTAAGCAGTTTTCAAGTATAGATTTCTGGGCCCCAGGACAGATGGACTGAATCATCTCAGTGAGGGTGGACCCTGTGGTTCAGGGAGGCTGCACCTTCAGGGTACTCTTAAGACAAGAGGACTGGACAGTTGAGGTCCAGGGACAGAGACTTCCCTGACAGAATTGTATCCCCTCTTCTCAGAGCCCCATCAGCCACACTTAATGCTGGAGGCTGGCAGCCTGAGTGCATCAGAATATGAGGCCCGGATGAGGGCCCGTCGAGATTTCCAGAGGCTGCAGCGAAGGAACAGTGATGGGGACCGGCAGGTATGGCCTCTGGCCTTCATGCAAACTGTAAGAAAGCATGAAGAGCAGGCAAACAGGTGCAACTTGGGATGGGTTGGGGGCTCTTCTCTCAGCAAAACCTCGTAGTGGCTCACCTCAACCCATCATGGGATATATGAGTATCATCACAGGAGGACCCACCCACATAAGTCTCTCTGGGATATGTCTCAGAGGATGGAGGCTAGGTCTGACATAGGCAGAGTACAGCATCTGCCTCTTCCCACTACAAAAAGGTGTCCCCTCTAGGTGAATCACAAAAAGTTCTCAGAGCCAGGTCCCACTGGCCTACCCTGGACAGAGCTGCACTAAAACCTGGCCCAGGTTGACTTGGGGCTCCTATGCTTAGGTGTGGTTCCTGCAGCGACGTTTCCACAAGGACATCTTGCTGAACCCAGTGCTGGTGCTGAGTTTCTGCCCGGATCTGAGCTCGAGGCCAGGACACCTGGGCACGGCTACCAGGGAGCTTCTCTTTCTGTTGGATGGCAGCTGCGCAACACACAAGGCCCGTGGGGATTGTGGGACAGCCCTAGGCTTGGGCGGGGCAATGGTCTGAGGTGGGCTGCGGGCAGCCTCTCAAGCCAGGAGTTGCCTTGTTGCATAAAACACCAACTTCCAAAGAGGAACCAGACAGAAACTCCTCAAGAAGACAGAGCCCTTAAGAGTGAGCCTTTCTCAACTCCCCCTGTTCCCTCCCCCAATCTCTCTTTCTTATACACAAATATTTGTCTCTCCCATATTTTAAGAACTTCTCTCCTATATAGTCACACTCTGAAACCTAATCATAGAGACCCGAGTTACATATACCTCCAAAGTCCCATACACAAATGTGTCTCACACACATTCAAAGGCTGCCTCATACTCCCAGGGTCCCATGGTCTCACACACTCAGGCCTCTTCTAGGTGATTTCATTCAGCCCTCATTTTAATCATGGCCTAGAGAAGACAAGTATTTTGGAGTCCCTTGTTTTCTGCCAATGCCTGAGGGCCTGCCTCATGCTGCCCTCTTTGGTCCTCTCCAGGATGCCATTGTTTTGGCTGTGAAGTCCCTCCCAACTCAGACACTTGTCAACCTGGCCATGTTTGGGACCTCGGTGCAGCCACTTTTCCCAGAGAGCCGGTCTTGCAGTGATGTGAGTGTGGTCCAGGGATTTGGGGGCCTCTTGGAGATTTTTTAGCCCAACCCAGCCCAGCCTCGCCTTCTCTCTCCAGGACACTGTGCAGCTGATCTGTGAAAGCATTGAGACCCTGCAGGCTGGGAGTGGTCCCTCAGATATACTGGCTGCACTGGACTGGGCCCTGGGGCAGCCCCAGCAGAAGGCCCACCCTCGACAGCTGTTCCTGCTCACTGCTGTCTCACCCATGGCTGTCACTACTCACCAAACCCTGGAGCTTATGAGGTGGCACAGAGGGGCAGCCAGGTATGGAGTGGGCAGAGCAGATGCCTAAGATTGGTCCCTCCACCCAAAGCCTCACAGCTGCTTCCCTTCCCTGTCAGGTGCTTCTCCTTTGCGCTGGGGCCTGATTGCTGCCAGCTGCTCCAGGGTCTGTCTGCTCTCAGCAGGGGCCAGGCTTACTTCCTGAGGCCTGGAGAGAGGCTGCAGCCCATGGTGAGTTTGAGCCTGGATCCTGTTCTATATTTTTACAAATCCTCCCAAGTTACACATCAAATCTGAAGTAACTCGGTCAGACCATGGGGTCTCTTGGTATCCTCACCAAGTCTTCTCCTTACTCTAATCTTTCCTCTCCTTGAGGAGATGCCAGCCAGGAGAAGAACTATGTGTTGGTACTGCTGTGGGATGCTGTGGAAGACCAAAGATATAGGGGCACAGCATCTGACTATCCCCCAAATCTTAACTCAGCTTTGTTCTGTATATGAGCCTATCCTCATGAAGTCTTGCTTCATCTACGTGGCCAAGATCAGGCCAAGAGACAGATCAAGCCCCGAGGACTGAGCACCGGTTCCCCTTGCTTGCTTCTACCCATATTCCTTCTCCTGACCCCAGACTCACCCTGTTCCCTATCAGCCCAGGGTTAGACAGAGGGCAGCAGGGTTTGGGAAAGGCAGCCTTCCTGTCTGGCTGTAACACTCTTTTCTCTCTGATGTCCTCTCTCTGGTCCCTCCCCACAGCTGGTGCAGGCTCTGCGGAAGGCACTGGAGCCTGCTTTGAGTGACATTTCTGTGGACTGGTTTGTGCCCGATGCCGTGGAGGCTCTCCTGACTCCCCGGGAAATCCCAGCTCTCTACCCTGGGGACCAACTGCTGGGTTACTGCTCACTCTTCAGGGTGGATGGCTTCCGGCCCCACCCTCCAGTGGTAGGCCTGGGATTGGTGTGGTAGGTGGGCCTGGGTGGCCGAAGTCCCAGCATCTCTTCAaatcccttctttcctttcctgtacCTTTCTCTGTCAAACTCCCCTACTGTTCCACTGATCCCACTGGGACCTTCTTGCCCACTTCATGAGGACTTCCACTGAGCTATTCTGTAAATTGTTGTCCTTAGTTTTCACCAGAGGTCACTAAAACACACAGTCACCAAACGACTCCAGCATTTGCTGTGAGGTTTATGTCAAAACTTGCTCACTATCTGTGTCTGATAGAAAGCACTATtcaggggctgggatgtagctcagtggtagagtgcttgcctagcatgcatgaggtcctgggtttgagtcccagcaccacaacaataaataaaatgaaaaaataaataaaaatccaccATCTAAATGCTCAGTGACAGATGAGCTCAGCAGAGGTGTAGTCTCAAATCCCAACTCTGCCACTTGCTAGCCATTTGAtttaggcaagtcacttaacctctttgaGCCCATTCCTTCTTACGTAAATGTTTTTCATAGGTACAATGCCTTTAGCAGGATACTTGACACATAGTAGGAATGTGAGGAagagtagggtttttttttttaaaacacaaaagtatCTCTTGCTCCAGAGCTAAACATGCTTCCTCTATTTTTGATTATAAGAGTGGTGTAAAacagtttttattgttgttgttccagggattgaacccccaggggcacttaaccactgagccacatccccagccctttcttatttttattttttgacagggtttccactaagttgcttagggccttactaagttgctgaggttggctctgtactcgagatcttcctgcctcggcctcccaagtcgctgggattataggcatgagccaccataccAGCTACAGTTAGCTTTTTTGCCTGGCTGCTAGGAAGCTCAGGTCTAACCTAAAGTTCAACTCTGCAGCAGTTCTATTAACCCTTATGGTTAATGTGCTTCCTCCTTCCTTAGTACTGGGCTTTCAAATCTTGCTGTGAACCATCTTAACTTCCTCTTGGAAAGAGGTAGTATATAGctacaatcatttttttttcccctcaatgcTATTCTCCCTAGGGCCAAGAGCCTGGCTGGCACAGCTTGGGTGGTTCTGTGTTCCCATCCCCAGAGGAGGCACCATCTGTTGCCAGCCCTGGCACTGAGCCCACTGGCACCTCAGAGCCACTGGAAACAGGCACTGTGTCAGCAGAGCTGTCCAGCCCATGGGCTGCTGGGGACTCAGAGCAGAGTGAGTATCCTAGTGTATGTATGGCTGTGTTGGAGAGGGCAATGGGAGAGGTCAGGACTGGAGCCCATTCTCTTGCCTCCAGCAGGTACTGATGCTCTGACAGACCCAGTCACAGATCCTGGACCCAATCCATCCAATGACACAGCCATATGGCGCCGCATCTTCCAGTCCTCATACATCCGGGAACAGTATGTGCTCACCCACTGCTCTGCCAGTCCCGAACCAGGCCCCGGCTCCACAGGCAGCAGCGAGTCCCCAGGctcccaaggccctgggtccccTGAGGGCTGTTTTCCCCTGGATCCTCCTTCTCAGCAGGGCTGCCGCAGCCTGGCCTGGGGAGAACCTATAGGCTCCCGTTCCTGCCCCCTGCCTGCACCCCCACAGTCTCCATTCAAGGTGAGCTCCAGCCCACATTCAACCACCATGTATCCAGCAAACATTTACCACCTGCTGTGCATCAGACATTGTGCAATGTTTATTAAGTCTAGACAGATAGATGATTAAATTTATAATGATGACACCACGCAACAACCTGTGATGGCTATAGGGGCTCCAGGTCAGGATGGCTAATTCTGTCAGAGGAGTCAGGAAAGTAAAATCCATGTCTGGAAGAATAAGTAGAAGAAATTAACTAGGCAAAGAAGGGACATAAACAAAAGCAGATAAGCAACAGCTTTAAGTGGGAAATAGGGAGTAGAGAGATGACAAGGAGCATGTAGCCTACTACTATGTATGTATGATGGCCAGGGATTCTGCAGTCCTTGACCAGTGGCCCCACATCTCACATGCAGGCAGGAGCCTTGAGCGCTGAGGTGCTGG comes from the Sciurus carolinensis chromosome 9, mSciCar1.2, whole genome shotgun sequence genome and includes:
- the Vwa5b2 gene encoding von Willebrand factor A domain-containing protein 5B2 isoform X7, giving the protein MPGLYCPSSWTPLPLTDSWVRACANGPCLSLRARLTYRNPQPQPVDGVFVYPLAEAEVVSGFEAEAAGRRVSFQLQSRRRSQAACCRALGPGLGTSTPRRCAQGHLVLDLAQARSTLVLPTGLIAAAGTMTVTLCSSRELPSRPDGVLHVALPTVLTPLAPPGPPGPPRPPGLCDDSPTSCFGAGSPEEEGLAWEEPPAPPDVFSGPARCPAPYTFSFEMLVTGPCLLAGLESPSHALRADAPPHASSAATICVTLAEGHPCDRPLEILLYPSEPHQPHLMLEAGSLSASEYEARMRARRDFQRLQRRNSDGDRQVWFLQRRFHKDILLNPVLVLSFCPDLSSRPGHLGTATRELLFLLDGSCATHKDAIVLAVKSLPTQTLVNLAMFGTSVQPLFPESRSCSDDTVQLICESIETLQAGSGPSDILAALDWALGQPQQKAHPRQLFLLTAVSPMAVTTHQTLELMRWHRGAARCFSFALGPDCCQLLQGLSALSRGQAYFLRPGERLQPMLVQALRKALEPALSDISVDWFVPDAVEALLTPREIPALYPGDQLLGYCSLFRVDGFRPHPPVGQEPGWHSLGGSVFPSPEEAPSVASPGTEPTGTSEPLETGTVSAELSSPWAAGDSEQSTDALTDPVTDPGPNPSNDTAIWRRIFQSSYIREQYVLTHCSASPEPGPGSTGSSESPGSQGPGSPEGCFPLDPPSQQGCRSLAWGEPIGSRSCPLPAPPQSPFKAGALSAEVLGRRHRVALAGRSLSSPPGRANPVPGRPRQPSLGAVPDGQGFESGQQLGQGLDDSGNLLSPAPMDWDMLMEPPFLFTAVPPNRQPTPPAVPLPPQAPRCHVVIRALCGEQPMCWEVGIGLETLWGPGDASQPPSVAVREAAWDQALHRLTAASVVRDNEQLALRGGAETTADRGHARRSWLRALQTSKVSSAPSCFTCPVAVDATTREVLPGVLQVRSSESAEPPGTYASQGNLDVTSLPTAAHPKVSLVGTWDLDQNDNSKSALGEPTTPTGGPHPLPHQPSSRLSLGRRRRLCSSKAGQANEGNSEGSDHDYLPLVRTREVEGSVTQSQGAVSAHFSPHLLSPQVRLQEAPGSFRLDAPFCAAVHIPQERLCRASPFAVHRASLSPTSASSPWALLGPGVGQGDSATASCSASPSSGSEGPGQVDSGRGSDTEASEGAEGLGGSDLRGRTWATAVALAWLEHRCAAAFSEWELTAAKADCWLRAQNLPDGLDLAALKAAARGLFLLLRHWDQNLQLHLLCYSPANV